From the Trueperaceae bacterium genome, one window contains:
- a CDS encoding CAP domain-containing protein, whose amino-acid sequence MKPRLLTLFLAAALLAPLLASCGVAGATPKEMATANELSREVNAARTAGATCGGEWKAPVPALRVDPLLVRAAQDHSEDMLARGVLSHTGADGSNPGQRIARTGYEAATWGENAAVGHTSVASVMAGWLGSAGHCRNVMNPGVTEMGAGRAGNYWTMVFARPR is encoded by the coding sequence CTCCTCGCCTCGTGCGGCGTGGCCGGCGCCACCCCCAAGGAGATGGCCACCGCCAACGAGCTATCGCGCGAGGTGAACGCCGCCCGCACCGCCGGCGCCACGTGCGGGGGAGAGTGGAAGGCTCCCGTGCCCGCGCTAAGGGTGGACCCGCTGCTCGTGAGGGCCGCGCAGGACCACAGCGAGGACATGCTGGCGCGGGGCGTGCTTTCGCACACTGGTGCCGACGGCAGCAACCCGGGCCAGCGGATCGCCCGCACCGGCTACGAAGCGGCCACGTGGGGCGAGAACGCCGCCGTGGGCCACACCAGCGTGGCGAGCGTGATGGCCGGTTGGCTGGGGAGCGCCGGGCACTGCCGCAACGTCATGAACCCGGGCGTGACGGAGATGGGCGCCGGGCGGGCGGGGAACTACTGGACGATGGTGTTCGCGCGGCCCAGGTGA